Proteins from a genomic interval of Lycium ferocissimum isolate CSIRO_LF1 chromosome 2, AGI_CSIRO_Lferr_CH_V1, whole genome shotgun sequence:
- the LOC132041702 gene encoding uncharacterized protein LOC132041702 isoform X1 yields MAMFWRMAGLSTASPVETILDKENFALDDLLDEDEIIQECKALNGRLINFLRERAQVEQLVRYIVEEAPEDAEKRRTFKFPFIACEIFTCEVDIILKALVEDEELMNLLFSFLEPEHAHSTLLAGYFSKVVICLLLRKTAPFMNYVQAHQDIIKKLVDLIGITSIMEVLIRLIGTDEHLYSNFSDSMQWLEDTDVLEMIVDKFSSSDCPEVHANAAETLCAITRYAPPGIAAKISSPSFIGRLFRHALEGSRPKSVLVNSLSVCISLLDPKRLSSGTYYMYGRQSMQCSGVSANPETVEGMLGSLGDLLKLLDISSEDYVLPTTYGSLRPPLGKHRLKIIEFVSVLVSVSSEAAEKELIRLGAVKRILELFFEYPYNNFLHHHVETIIVSCLESKNVQFVEHLLSDCNLLVKILEAEKNSTLAADPSKPTASVEGRSPPRIGNIGHVTRLANKLVQLGNNNNGIQSRLQENSEWIDWQTNILQKRNALENVFQWACGRPTSLHDRMRDSDDDDYQDRDYDVAALANNLSQAFRYGIYNNDELDEARGSLERDDEVTVKDVYFDDESAEVVISSLRLGDDQESGSLFTNSNWFAFEDDRTINDQSIGLVASPSPNTEDTNVIKLSTNDDAAVADEDEDLADTATSERPEAKPSSDHPAPTSLSEDLHHATGSEAIKPPEWVEWRESSDTIGTSNQASDSPDVAVVVRPSLPNGDIIVESEAPRDTIQSKEENAHIPPINGCTSNVEIEFEGSPGDTSQPPETGGSQNAGNPSSGSIEKPLAATEGSSSGETKN; encoded by the exons TCTGCGAGAAAGAGCTCAAGTTGAACAACTTGTCAGGTACATAGTGGAAGAGGCTCCAGAAGATGCTGAAAAGAGACGAACATTTAA GTTTCCTTTTATTGCTTGTGAAATTTTTACATGCGAAGTGGACATAATTCTCAAAGCTTTGGTTGAGGATGAGGAG CTAATGAACCTGCTATTCTCATTCTTGGAACCTGAGCATGCACATAGTACTCTGTTGGCTGGTTACTTCAGCAAG GTTGTCATATGCCTGTTGCTGCGGAAGACAGCACCGTTTATGAACTATGTACAA GCTCATCAGGATATTATCAAGAAGTTGGTTGATCTCATTGGAATTACATCCATCATGGAG GTGTTAATTCGCCTAATTGGCACTGATGAACATTTGTATAGCAACTTCTCGGACTCCATGCAGTGGTTGGAAGATACAGATGTGCTGGAGATGATCGTTGACAAGTTTAGCTCATCC GATTGCCCTGAAGTGCATGCTAATGCAGCAGAAACTTTGTGTGCCATTACTCGATATGCTCCCCCAGGGATAGCTGCCAAAATATCCAGCCCAAG TTTCATTGGGAGGTTATTTCGTCATGCTCTGGAGGGCTCAAGACCTAAATCCGTTTTGGTTAACTCATTATCTGTATGTATATCGTTGTTAGACCCTAAGAGGCTATCATCGGGAACATATTACATGTACGGTCGCCAGTCAATGCAGTGCTCTGGAGTAAGTGCGAATCCTGAGACTGTTGAAGGGATGTTGGGAAGCTTAG GTGATTTACTGAAGCTTCTGGATATTTCATCAGAGGATTATGTCTTGCCAACAACATATGGAAGCTTACGTCCACCTCTTGGGAAACATCGTCTGAAG ATTATAGAGTTTGTTTCAGTCTTGGTGAGTGTTAGCAGTGAAGCTGCTGAAAAGGAGTTGATCCGGCTTGGTGCTGTTAAACGCATCCTAGAATTGTTTTTTGA GTATCCATACAACAACTTTTTGCATCATCATGTTGAGACTATCATAGTTTCGTGCTTGGAGAGTAAGAATGTTCAATTTGTTGAACATCTTCTTAGTGACTGTAATCTTCTCGTGAAAATTCTCGAGGCAGAGAAAAATTCAACGCTTGCTGCTGATCCATCCAAG CCAACAGCCTCTGTTGAGGGAAGATCTCCACCCAGGATTGGAAATATTGGGCATGTGACACGACTAGCTAACAAACTTGTTCAACTAGGGAACAACAATAATGGCATACAGTCGCGTCTGCAG GAGAACAGTGAATGGATTGATTGGCAAACAAACATCCTTCAAAAACGGAATGCTTTGGAAAATGTCTTCCAGTGGGCTTGCGG GAGACCCACGTCACTGCATGACCGAATGAGGGACAGTGATGACGATGATTATCAAGATAGAGACTATGATGTTGCAGCTCTGGCAAATAATTTAAGCCAGGCTTTCCGATATGGAATCTATAACAATGATGAACTCGATGAG GCTCGTGGTTCACTTGAGCGGGATGATGAGGTAACTGTCAAG GATGTCTATTTTGATGACGAATCTGCTGAAGTTGTGATATCTTCACTTCGTTTGGGGGACGATCAGGAAAG TGGATCACTTTTTACAAATTCCAACTGGTTTGCTTTCGAGGATGACAGAACAATTAATGATCAGTCCATTGGCTTGGTTGCTTCTCCCTCACCTAACACTGAAGACACTAATGTTATTAAGCTCAGCACGAATGATGATGCAGCTGTTGCTGATGAAGATGAGGATTTGGCAGACACTGCCACATCTGAGCGACCTGAGGCAAAACCAAGTTCTGATCATCCTGCGCCCACTAGTTTGTCTGAGGACTTGCATCATGCTACAGGCAGTGAAGCCATTAAGCCTCCTGAATGGGTCGAATGGCGAGAAAGCTCTGATACAATTGGAACGTCCAATCAAGCCTCGGATTCACCTGATGTTGCTGTTGTGGTCAGGCCTTCTTTACCTAATGGCGATATCATAGTGGAATCAGAAGCTCCAAGGGATACTATTCagtcaaaagaagaaaatgcaCATATTCCACCCATTAATGGGTGCACCAGTAATGTGGAAATTGAATTTGAAGGATCACCAGGTGATACCTCACAGCCTCCAGAAACAGGTGGGAGCCAAAACGCTGGCAATCCTAGTTCTGGTAGTATCGAGAAGCCACTTGCTGCAACTGAGGGTTCATCTAGTGGAGAAACCAAGAACTGA
- the LOC132041702 gene encoding uncharacterized protein LOC132041702 isoform X2, which produces MAMFWRMAGLSTASPVETILDKENFALDDLLDEDEIIQECKALNGRLINFLRERAQVEQLVRYIVEEAPEDAEKRRTFKFPFIACEIFTCEVDIILKALVEDEELMNLLFSFLEPEHAHSTLLAGYFSKVVICLLLRKTAPFMNYVQAHQDIIKKLVDLIGITSIMEVLIRLIGTDEHLYSNFSDSMQWLEDTDVLEMIVDKFSSSDCPEVHANAAETLCAITRYAPPGIAAKISSPSFIGRLFRHALEGSRPKSVLVNSLSVCISLLDPKRLSSGTYYMYGRQSMQCSGVSANPETVEGMLGSLGDLLKLLDISSEDYVLPTTYGSLRPPLGKHRLKIIEFVSVLVSVSSEAAEKELIRLGAVKRILELFFEYPYNNFLHHHVETIIVSCLESKNVQFVEHLLSDCNLLVKILEAEKNSTLAADPSKPTASVEGRSPPRIGNIGHVTRLANKLVQLGNNNNGIQSRLQENSEWIDWQTNILQKRNALENVFQWACGRPTSLHDRMRDSDDDDYQDRDYDVAALANNLSQAFRYGIYNNDELDEARGSLERDDEDVYFDDESAEVVISSLRLGDDQESGSLFTNSNWFAFEDDRTINDQSIGLVASPSPNTEDTNVIKLSTNDDAAVADEDEDLADTATSERPEAKPSSDHPAPTSLSEDLHHATGSEAIKPPEWVEWRESSDTIGTSNQASDSPDVAVVVRPSLPNGDIIVESEAPRDTIQSKEENAHIPPINGCTSNVEIEFEGSPGDTSQPPETGGSQNAGNPSSGSIEKPLAATEGSSSGETKN; this is translated from the exons TCTGCGAGAAAGAGCTCAAGTTGAACAACTTGTCAGGTACATAGTGGAAGAGGCTCCAGAAGATGCTGAAAAGAGACGAACATTTAA GTTTCCTTTTATTGCTTGTGAAATTTTTACATGCGAAGTGGACATAATTCTCAAAGCTTTGGTTGAGGATGAGGAG CTAATGAACCTGCTATTCTCATTCTTGGAACCTGAGCATGCACATAGTACTCTGTTGGCTGGTTACTTCAGCAAG GTTGTCATATGCCTGTTGCTGCGGAAGACAGCACCGTTTATGAACTATGTACAA GCTCATCAGGATATTATCAAGAAGTTGGTTGATCTCATTGGAATTACATCCATCATGGAG GTGTTAATTCGCCTAATTGGCACTGATGAACATTTGTATAGCAACTTCTCGGACTCCATGCAGTGGTTGGAAGATACAGATGTGCTGGAGATGATCGTTGACAAGTTTAGCTCATCC GATTGCCCTGAAGTGCATGCTAATGCAGCAGAAACTTTGTGTGCCATTACTCGATATGCTCCCCCAGGGATAGCTGCCAAAATATCCAGCCCAAG TTTCATTGGGAGGTTATTTCGTCATGCTCTGGAGGGCTCAAGACCTAAATCCGTTTTGGTTAACTCATTATCTGTATGTATATCGTTGTTAGACCCTAAGAGGCTATCATCGGGAACATATTACATGTACGGTCGCCAGTCAATGCAGTGCTCTGGAGTAAGTGCGAATCCTGAGACTGTTGAAGGGATGTTGGGAAGCTTAG GTGATTTACTGAAGCTTCTGGATATTTCATCAGAGGATTATGTCTTGCCAACAACATATGGAAGCTTACGTCCACCTCTTGGGAAACATCGTCTGAAG ATTATAGAGTTTGTTTCAGTCTTGGTGAGTGTTAGCAGTGAAGCTGCTGAAAAGGAGTTGATCCGGCTTGGTGCTGTTAAACGCATCCTAGAATTGTTTTTTGA GTATCCATACAACAACTTTTTGCATCATCATGTTGAGACTATCATAGTTTCGTGCTTGGAGAGTAAGAATGTTCAATTTGTTGAACATCTTCTTAGTGACTGTAATCTTCTCGTGAAAATTCTCGAGGCAGAGAAAAATTCAACGCTTGCTGCTGATCCATCCAAG CCAACAGCCTCTGTTGAGGGAAGATCTCCACCCAGGATTGGAAATATTGGGCATGTGACACGACTAGCTAACAAACTTGTTCAACTAGGGAACAACAATAATGGCATACAGTCGCGTCTGCAG GAGAACAGTGAATGGATTGATTGGCAAACAAACATCCTTCAAAAACGGAATGCTTTGGAAAATGTCTTCCAGTGGGCTTGCGG GAGACCCACGTCACTGCATGACCGAATGAGGGACAGTGATGACGATGATTATCAAGATAGAGACTATGATGTTGCAGCTCTGGCAAATAATTTAAGCCAGGCTTTCCGATATGGAATCTATAACAATGATGAACTCGATGAG GCTCGTGGTTCACTTGAGCGGGATGATGAG GATGTCTATTTTGATGACGAATCTGCTGAAGTTGTGATATCTTCACTTCGTTTGGGGGACGATCAGGAAAG TGGATCACTTTTTACAAATTCCAACTGGTTTGCTTTCGAGGATGACAGAACAATTAATGATCAGTCCATTGGCTTGGTTGCTTCTCCCTCACCTAACACTGAAGACACTAATGTTATTAAGCTCAGCACGAATGATGATGCAGCTGTTGCTGATGAAGATGAGGATTTGGCAGACACTGCCACATCTGAGCGACCTGAGGCAAAACCAAGTTCTGATCATCCTGCGCCCACTAGTTTGTCTGAGGACTTGCATCATGCTACAGGCAGTGAAGCCATTAAGCCTCCTGAATGGGTCGAATGGCGAGAAAGCTCTGATACAATTGGAACGTCCAATCAAGCCTCGGATTCACCTGATGTTGCTGTTGTGGTCAGGCCTTCTTTACCTAATGGCGATATCATAGTGGAATCAGAAGCTCCAAGGGATACTATTCagtcaaaagaagaaaatgcaCATATTCCACCCATTAATGGGTGCACCAGTAATGTGGAAATTGAATTTGAAGGATCACCAGGTGATACCTCACAGCCTCCAGAAACAGGTGGGAGCCAAAACGCTGGCAATCCTAGTTCTGGTAGTATCGAGAAGCCACTTGCTGCAACTGAGGGTTCATCTAGTGGAGAAACCAAGAACTGA
- the LOC132041728 gene encoding DNA-damage-repair/toleration protein DRT111, chloroplastic, producing MLGGLYGDLPPPSSSGDDDNNKSTTAAAAAANVWSSSGKMAPTALRKPLTLLRPMPKPKPKPNFENTNPNPTFTTTSFQPALVAVTSNVLEEYDPARPNDYEDYRREKKRKQMEAEVRRELEEKERREREREREEKEKREKERELNISGEEAWRRRAAMSGGGGGAPPPRSPSPPPGNEFSIGRSESGGLGLGAEGKMTAAQRMMAKMGWKEGQGLGKLEQGITTPLMAKKTDKRGGVIVASEAKQQQQQQQQQQQQQEKKVKSVSFNMAPTRVVLLRNMVGPGEVDDDLEGEVAEECTKFGTVTRVLIFEITEANFPHEEAVRIFVQFERAEQATKALIELEGRFFGGRIVHACFYDEERFGNNELAPMPGEIPGF from the exons ATGCTGGGCGGCTTATACGGCGATCTCCCGCCGCCATCCTCCTCCGGAGACGATGACAACAACAAATCCaccaccgccgccgccgccgccgccaaTGTATGGTCCAGCAGCGGCAAAATGGCCCCAACAGCCCTTCGCAAACCCTTAACCCTTCTCCGACCTATGCCCAAACCTAAACCCAAACCTAATTTCGAGAACACTAACCCTAACCCGACATTCACAACGACGTCGTTCCAACCAGCCCTAGTAGCTGTTACCAGCAACGTATTAGAAGAATACGACCCGGCCCGGCCCAATGATTACGAGGATTATAGgagggagaagaagaggaagcaAATGGAAGCTGAGGTGAGGAGAGAattagaagagaaagaaaggagagagagagagagggaaagagaggagaaagagaagagagagaaagagagagaattgAATATTTCAGGTGAAGAAGCGTGGCGGCGAAGGGCAGCAATGAGTGGTGGCGGTGGAGGAGCACCGCCACCACGGTCGCCATCGCCGCCACCGGGGAATGAGTTTAGTATTGGGAGATCAGAGAGTGGGGGATTGGGTTTGGGGGCTGAAGGGAAAATGACAGCTGCACAGAGAATGATGGCTAAGATGGGGTGGAAAGAAGGGCAAGGATTAGGGAAGTTGGAACAAGGGATTACGACGCCATTGATGGCGAAAAAGACTGATAAGAGAGGTGGGGTTATAGTGGCTAGTGAAGCTAAGCAGCagcaacagcaacaacaacagcagcagcagcagcaggaAAAGAAGGTTAAGAGTGTGAGTTTTAATATGGCTCCAACAAGAGTTGTGCTGCTTAGGAATATG GTTGGTCCTGGCGAGGTTGATGATGATCTAGAAGGTGAAGTTGCTGAAGAGTGCACTAAATTTGGTACCGTAACTCGTGTCTTAATATTTGAGATAACAGAAGCGAATTTCCCTCATGAAGAAGCTGTTCGGATATTCGTTCAATTTGAGAGAGCAGAACAAGCAACTAAAGCCCTTATAGAACTTGAAGGTCGATTTTTTGGCGGTAGGATTGTTCATGCCTGTTTCTATGATGAGGAGAGGTTCGGGAATAATGAATTAGCTCCCATGCCAGGAGAAATTCCTGGCTTTTGA